In Thermus aquaticus, the sequence ACCCTCCCCAGGCTTCCCACTAGGAGGCCCTTGTCCACCACGGCGAGGCGGCTAAGGCGCACTACGCTACTGCGCTTGAGGCCCGTTTCGGCAAAATCGGGGTCTGTTCCAGAACATACCCTCTAGTGCTCGGGGCGGTCCAGAGTTGCCAAGAGGGATTCTAGCTGCTCCAGAAGTGGGGGGAGGTCTTGTTCCAGGATGGCCGCCACCACCTCCATGTCCACGCCAAAGTACTCGTGGATAAGGAGATTGCGGGTGGCCACGATCTCCCGCCAGGGAATTTCAGGGTGGAGGCGCTTGAATTCCTCGGAAATGCCCCTAGCCGCTTCTCCAAGGATTTCCAGGAGGCGGACGAGAGCGAGGACGTTTCTTCTTCTGGGGCCAAGCTTCTGGGGTCTTTGTTCTGCGTGATTTCCAAAGCGCGCCTGCAAGCGTCCCGCATGTGGAGGAGCCGGACACGGTCGGAAAGATTACGCCGCCTCATGGATAGGGCGGGCCTCCTTCAGGACCTCCTCCCGGAGGTAAGGGCTCAGGCTTCCCAGGGTGTGGAGGTCTACCCTGCGCCCGAAGAGGCGGGTCAGCTCCTCCTGAAGCCGCACGAAGCCCAGGCCTGGGGGGCGCCCGGGGAAGAACTCCACCAGGAGGTCCAGGTCGCTTTCCTCGTCGGCCTCTCCTCGGGCGAAGGAGCCGAAGAGGAGGAGGCGCCGGACCCCGTACCGACGGCAGACCTCTGCCAGGGCTTGGGAAGGGATGGACACCCCTAAGCTCATCGCCAGGTTCATTTTAGTGCTAGGAAGCCCAAAGTGTCCGGGAGTCCGTCCCCCTTCCGACGGGCCGGGAAGTGGCCCCTTGCTATAGGGCCAGGCACTCCTTTAGGCCACGAGGCCGCACCGCCTTGGCCGCGCAGGGCCTCGCCCTGGCTACATCCCGTTGACTTCGGGCGCAAAAGGGCCTACCCTGTAGCTAGGGACTGGGCCCGGGCTTTGCCCGGGCTTAGTACGTTTTGATCCTCTTCAAGACCTCCTCTCCCACGGGGTAGAGCGCCACCTTGCCTCCGAAGAAGCGCTCAAACCACTCCTCCATGTGGGGGCGGCGTCTTCCAACCCCCAGGGAGCGCTTGAGGTAGTCGGCTAGGACGTAGGCGGGGAAATCCGCCGCTGCCAGGGGAAGGTGCTCTTTCTCCACCAGCGCCGGGACCCCTTGGAGGCGAGGTGTGGGGTGCGTTGCCCGCAAGTGGGCCAAGGCTTGCCGCCACAGGCCGTGGTCCTGGGCCGGGTAGCGAGCCTCGGCGAGGAGGAAGCCGTATCCGGACAAACGGTCCAGCTCCTCCCGAAGCCTCTCTAGAAGAGCCTGTATCAAGTCCCGGCGGAGCCCTTCGGCTAGATTGCGCCCTTTCCTGTCCCCCAGGATATCGGCCATCTCCCTCTTGTTCGCGTAGACGCCCACCCACCCCGGCACCACCTGGGCCACGGTTTGCAGGACCCGCTGGAAGTAGACGAAGGCCTCTTCCGGGGAAAGGGGAAGAGGCGCCTTCCGGAAAAACCCCGTGCGCTGGTAGAATTCCACGGCATGAAGCGGGGCGGGGTGGCCCAGCTGGAGCCTTTTTTGGAGGTCCTGCGACAGGGCTTCCAGCTGTCTAGACAAAGCTTCATAGTCGGGGCCCGCTGGCACCAGGGCGGCCAGGAGCAAATAGAGGGGCTGTTGGGGGTTTGCCAG encodes:
- a CDS encoding HepT-like ribonuclease domain-containing protein, producing MQARFGNHAEQRPQKLGPRRRNVLALVRLLEILGEAARGISEEFKRLHPEIPWREIVATRNLLIHEYFGVDMEVVAAILEQDLPPLLEQLESLLATLDRPEH
- a CDS encoding nucleotidyltransferase family protein, translating into MSLGVSIPSQALAEVCRRYGVRRLLLFGSFARGEADEESDLDLLVEFFPGRPPGLGFVRLQEELTRLFGRRVDLHTLGSLSPYLREEVLKEARPIHEAA
- a CDS encoding DUF3800 domain-containing protein, whose amino-acid sequence is MERVFLVYVDESGETGLDLANPQQPLYLLLAALVPAGPDYEALSRQLEALSQDLQKRLQLGHPAPLHAVEFYQRTGFFRKAPLPLSPEEAFVYFQRVLQTVAQVVPGWVGVYANKREMADILGDRKGRNLAEGLRRDLIQALLERLREELDRLSGYGFLLAEARYPAQDHGLWRQALAHLRATHPTPRLQGVPALVEKEHLPLAAADFPAYVLADYLKRSLGVGRRRPHMEEWFERFFGGKVALYPVGEEVLKRIKTY